ACTAGTGTCTCAgatacactaatttattttcttagatGATGCATTTGTATTGTGTAAAAACAAATGATGAATCACAATTATCAAttactaacaatttataaattaaaatcaattctTTACAATGTCACAAGATTGAAATATTACAatggatattaaattatttatttatttaactatatgtTTACAGATTACTGAAGAACGAAGGAAagagctaaatgaagataaagCAAAAGcaatttcaattgaaaaaaaactaGTGCACAAACGCAGCAGTATCGATAGTGGCGTTATGACGGGAAGTTACATAGAGTACTTTAAAAATAGTGAGTTGAAACAAACAAGTTGTCAACTTTCTACATCTAATCTTACAAGAAATGgcaatgataattttttttatttcaacgttAACTCACAACCATCTGAAGCCAATGGTGATGTCAGTGACAGTTTCATGAAATCTGCTCTAGAAGATCCATATTTCAAGGAATATTTCTACAACACTGCTGACAGAGTATTCGAAAGTAGCAATCATAATGGTACATCTCAGTCTTCCCAAAGTGAAAATATCCCCAGCGACAGTTTCTTGAGATCTGCATTGGAGGATGCTGAATTCCGGGAGTTTTTCTGTACGACTGCTGATAAGATTTTTAAgaacaatgtaataaatagtgATGGAGACCTATTAGACAATAAGCCCTTGAATTTTGGAATTGATAGTGCAATATGTAATGAAGATACTGTAAGAGAAACATATGAAGTGTCTTCAGAATTGTCACAATATTTGAAATCAAATGAATCTCTAGATGTTAGCTTTCGTGATAATCCATCTCCGGTTACAAATTCTGTGAAGAGTGATCCTATTCATGAATCACCAGAAAGTGTGAAAAACAATGTACAAGACACTCAAATGGAATCACAGTCCCCTCCTCCTCATGCTTCTCGGCTGGTCAGACGAAACTCTTACACATTAGACAGTCCAAGCCCTGTCCTTTTGGAACATATGGCAAAAGAGAATGAAAAGTGGATCTCACTTACAGATAAGAAGGAAAAAGACAAAGGACTTGAATTTAAACCGTTTTTGTCAGCTAGGAAGCCAAGGAAAACTTGGAACAAAAGTTGCAGTGTTCATTCTCCAATTGTAAAAGCTAATATTCTAACTTCAAAACGTTCTAATGTTCCTATTAAAAGAGCCAAGACTTTTGTCAAATGTTCTGTGAAAAGCAAGAAAACAATTAACTCTCTCCCTTCCAGTTCCCGCACAAGCCCCACTCACTTGAGTCTGCTCGCACATTCAACTGAGTGCATAAAAACTATGACAGAAACTTCATCCAATATCGGTCAAAATAATGTAGAATTCAATTTTGACTCAATTCCAGAACCTATTAAAGAAGTTAAAACTCCTCAACAGATTCCTCAATCAACTAGTGGGATGTACATCAATGAGAATACGATCACAGGAGGTAGTAGTGTTAATGTATCTTCTGTATCAAACAAAGAGAACACATCTGAAAGTTCACAGTTCATATGTGACACTGACAATTCTTTACTCCCCTCTATAGAGCCAAGTGACTCCGCTAGTCAGATTTCAGTAGTAAGTCAGTCAACATTACTTccacaaaaacaaatatacaatgcACCTGTAGACAATATTAACTCTCAGTGCAACAGAGGACAGTCTAGTGATGTAGATGATGGCGTATCGATATGTAGTAGTTTAAGTTTGTCCAAATTTTTGACATCGGATGAAATACTGTCAAGACCCTCGACTGCAGAAGATTTGTCGACACTATTTTCTGAGCTGCAGTTGCACCATGAACGGCAAATAAAGGAACTTTTAGAAAAACAGCACAAGGAAAAAGTTGTGTTAACACAGTTGCATTCAAACAGTGGAACGTTATTGAGCAGAAGTGCATCTCACTTAAGTGTTTATGATCTCCCCTGTGAAAACAGTATTTCTCAAATGAGTTCAGATGAAAAACAATCCTCATGCAGCCGAGAGCTGTTTCCTAATGAGAATATAATAACTGCTAACAAAGTACAATTTAAGGCTCAAAAACGCAATTCAGATAAAGAACAGGTAAGCTTATCACAAGTGTTTTAAGTGTCAAGTATTTGTTTAAGAATCAAActctgttaaatataaataatctagtCTCGCGTTAGAGATAGTTgggaaatattaacattaattgaaATCTAAAGTGTTGAGAGTATTCTTTATTACGTGATCCTTAAAATCAGTATGatgctaaatataatttaacaaaaataaaacaagtataatcAAGTTTAAGTCCATAACAATTGAATGGCTCTGCTGCTTGTGTAGGTACCAATATATTCACATTGGTATATCTTGTGAGTTAACTCTCCAGGTCAGGAATTCTTGCACTGAATGGAAGGGTCTTTTCTCAAGCCACGATTTCAGACTTTTCTCCAGCTTTCTGTATTCCATATTATTCAGTTCATTTGGAAGAATATTGAAGATTCAGCATATGTATGTAGGCTTGGCCTCAGAGTTGCAGACCTGTCTCTATTGGCAGAGTGAAGTCATACCTTGTCTTggtgtttttttaacattacgaGATTTAGCTATTATGATGCATTCCGTAATGTAAATGCTTACAGCTGTTAAAAGCTTCCACTCTCTGAACACTTCCCTACAGTTTTCCCTATAATCCAGACCAGCTATAATCCTCAGACCCCTCTTCTGGAGAATGAGCACCCTCCGAAGATTTTCTTTTGTTAAGCCACCCCAGGCAATAATCCCATACCCCTATAATGGCTTTCAAATAAATCGAAATAGGCTATTATTCTGGCTCTATTGGCACTAATAGGTTTAATTCTCTTGATTGCATACATTGATGAGTTTAGTCTAAGACATAAGCTATTGATGTGATATTTTGTCATGAAAGTTTGTCATCATAACTACGTAATTTGTTGAGTTAACAGACCAGAGATTTGGTAGAGCTAAAATGTCATTCCTCCTCTTCCAAACAAAATTTGCTTTATCCTTGATTCATTAAAAATAGGCTGTTGCTCCTGCAGTAGTCCATAGCAAGATTCACAGCTATATATGAGTTTATTTCTAGATTTTCCACTAAGTCGTAGGAAGTTAAAAACAtagtcatcagcgtacattatcAAGTTGCTGTTGGTAATTGGAATATTTGGCAgatcattagtaaataaaatgaacaatacaaAATCTAAGATTGACCATTGTGGTACACCACGGTTCATTGGTAGTACTTCAGATCTTGAAATTTTAATGACTCCTTTTGATTTCTGAGCCACCTCAACAACTTGCTCTCCACCCACTTGGTAAGATCTATATATCTAATTACTTTGCATCCAGCCTATTTATAATCTACATTGAATACTACATAGTTAAACATAACTGTGATGTTTGAATTACAATCAACTAAGTGCAGGTCAAGTAAAGAATTTGGATTTGATACATATATGACACtctatattataactttaaaaattaaaaagatttttgcatttttatttgggagtatttttacatttatttgagttTGACTTCAAAAAGTACACTGGTATTGAAGATCCAATTCCATATTTACTCTACtctaattttactataatatctTTCTGAACTAGTAATAATTAGATCATGAACTTAACtgtataaaacatcatttttgtgactgtttttttgaagtattgtaaataatttcattccAAAATAGAAATACGCAACTCTCacataaacaacaaataatttttaaaatatataattcagcCTTGtgaatttattaactaaaaatgttcatGACTTTTGCACGGGTATGATAtgctttaaaacctttaaaataaaaaccatatttgtGGCTTCTCAGCCTGAATTGTAATTATTGCActttatatgattataaaatgtataataaaatgccTAATCTATAAGTTTATCTTCGTGACATAACTAAACTAAAGTATTCTTTTCTATTTTAACCCTCTTGTGTGTGTAGGCTATCTAGACTTAAAAATTACACTCACTAGTTGCATTCAGTAgcgtttaatatatttattttgttatgttcaaaGTCAGTATATTAGTAAGTAAGTGCAAGGAACAGAATCACTGTACTGGCCCAGGCAAGAGGtcatctttgtttattatctatatatcGAGCCTGTAATATGTTACATATGGTATATCCATACAATCAGTTCATGTATATCCATATAGTTTAGCCATAAATTGACCAACGCATATTTTTGGCTCATAACTTTTGACCGTACTGAACCCTTAAGTAAAACAGCAATTCCATCAcagtgaaattatttaaaagagtAGAAAGTCAGAACTAATCTACTCCG
The Homalodisca vitripennis isolate AUS2020 chromosome 1, UT_GWSS_2.1, whole genome shotgun sequence DNA segment above includes these coding regions:
- the LOC124356666 gene encoding uncharacterized protein LOC124356666 isoform X1, yielding MASIYLQDKGFLSCIKIAGTPILPPLITEERRKELNEDKAKAISIEKKLVHKRSSIDSGVMTGSYIEYFKNSELKQTSCQLSTSNLTRNGNDNFFYFNVNSQPSEANGDVSDSFMKSALEDPYFKEYFYNTADRVFESSNHNGTSQSSQSENIPSDSFLRSALEDAEFREFFCTTADKIFKNNVINSDGDLLDNKPLNFGIDSAICNEDTVRETYEVSSELSQYLKSNESLDVSFRDNPSPVTNSVKSDPIHESPESVKNNVQDTQMESQSPPPHASRLVRRNSYTLDSPSPVLLEHMAKENEKWISLTDKKEKDKGLEFKPFLSARKPRKTWNKSCSVHSPIVKANILTSKRSNVPIKRAKTFVKCSVKSKKTINSLPSSSRTSPTHLSLLAHSTECIKTMTETSSNIGQNNVEFNFDSIPEPIKEVKTPQQIPQSTSGMYINENTITGGSSVNVSSVSNKENTSESSQFICDTDNSLLPSIEPSDSASQISVVSQSTLLPQKQIYNAPVDNINSQCNRGQSSDVDDGVSICSSLSLSKFLTSDEILSRPSTAEDLSTLFSELQLHHERQIKELLEKQHKEKVVLTQLHSNSGTLLSRSASHLSVYDLPCENSISQMSSDEKQSSCSRELFPNENIITANKVQFKAQKRNSDKEQTAAVKITAWARGYLTRRLLKTEKVQQIIDVIKESLTCAFSLQCESQLRRNDLELHERLAHQLSAALNELWSVISAPVAKRMAIIAADRERLKKPLSRPSSAISAATKKSLLRKQKSMVSPVTSQLPQENRLRTKSLCLLVKPNLTRSRSFVKSNSSSGRSSSSSRKPWK
- the LOC124356666 gene encoding uncharacterized protein LOC124356666 isoform X2, which gives rise to MTGSYIEYFKNSELKQTSCQLSTSNLTRNGNDNFFYFNVNSQPSEANGDVSDSFMKSALEDPYFKEYFYNTADRVFESSNHNGTSQSSQSENIPSDSFLRSALEDAEFREFFCTTADKIFKNNVINSDGDLLDNKPLNFGIDSAICNEDTVRETYEVSSELSQYLKSNESLDVSFRDNPSPVTNSVKSDPIHESPESVKNNVQDTQMESQSPPPHASRLVRRNSYTLDSPSPVLLEHMAKENEKWISLTDKKEKDKGLEFKPFLSARKPRKTWNKSCSVHSPIVKANILTSKRSNVPIKRAKTFVKCSVKSKKTINSLPSSSRTSPTHLSLLAHSTECIKTMTETSSNIGQNNVEFNFDSIPEPIKEVKTPQQIPQSTSGMYINENTITGGSSVNVSSVSNKENTSESSQFICDTDNSLLPSIEPSDSASQISVVSQSTLLPQKQIYNAPVDNINSQCNRGQSSDVDDGVSICSSLSLSKFLTSDEILSRPSTAEDLSTLFSELQLHHERQIKELLEKQHKEKVVLTQLHSNSGTLLSRSASHLSVYDLPCENSISQMSSDEKQSSCSRELFPNENIITANKVQFKAQKRNSDKEQTAAVKITAWARGYLTRRLLKTEKVQQIIDVIKESLTCAFSLQCESQLRRNDLELHERLAHQLSAALNELWSVISAPVAKRMAIIAADRERLKKPLSRPSSAISAATKKSLLRKQKSMVSPVTSQLPQENRLRTKSLCLLVKPNLTRSRSFVKSNSSSGRSSSSSRKPWK